The genomic stretch TTCGATGGTGGAATCCCGAGACCCTAGAAGCCATGAGACCAGAGGGAGCTGCCGCAAGAGTTACATGGCCTTATGTCGAAGATAAATCCTATCTCTGTACATGGCTGTTTTTCGTTCCCTTAATAGTTTACACCCTGTGGCAGGTTCTTTACTTCCTCATTGTCAATGTCTTACGTCGACAGCGGTTCTTAAGAGATCCTGAAGTCATGACTTCCTACAGGTAACAAACAGTTTCCTCTCATTCCGTTTTGCCAAATATACTAGACTTTTAACTATCATGATTGCGACCACGTTAGCTGAATTTTGACCGTTATTGGCCATACTTTTTCATAGGGAACTTTCGAAAAAAGCTCAGAAAGCAAACAACATGTGGTGGCGCCTAAGCGGTTTGCTCGGGGATCAAAACCGCTTGTTAATGTTCATTCTTCTTCAAGGAATGTTTACAGTGGCAACAATGGCGCTGACTGTTCCGATATTTTTGTCGTATGAGCTGTCATTGGTTTTCCAACTACTGAAGGTTTCTGCATCCGTGTGGAATGGAGCAGGCTTTCTATTAGAGGTAATGCCAAGGCAGGTAATTCTCAAGGAGAAAAAGAAGTCAGAGATGCAAACTGTTCCAATTCAAAATGATCAATCATAGATGATGATGAAGTTAAATGATAGGAAGTTCAACAATTCTGTTTTGCACCTAGTATTACTAGTTGAGGTTGTAGGTTTACTATGGTTTTAAAAATGCTAGTGAAATGGGATACACCAATGTATATTATCACTTTTTCTTCTTGCACTCCACATTCTTTTGGTCTAATGGTTATTTCTTGTTTCTTATTATATAATACTTTGGTATAGTTGTCTTAGTCAATGTACTCAAGTACCCGTTGTTAAGTAGGTCGTCAGCTTGTGAAAGATTGTAAAACTCGGATTCTTAGTATGATACATAAGATCCTCATGAAGGGGAAAATGGTAATCTCATATATATTTATACACACATACGAAAACATGGTAATTATGGTTCAGGCTAAAAAACAGGCCTAAcacgttttattttatttacgatCTTATTCAAATAGCTTGATTTTAACCACACCAGAATTCTCAGGTGATAGAGTTTGATAAGGTAAAGAAAATACTCATTGTATTACATAATAAGAGAGATACAAAGAGTTTGCTATATAAAGGCAAGCAATACTAACAAATTGTAACAAACTATGCCAGCTCAGCAATAATAGTGGAACGCATATTCCACTACTCTACCCACTACTGTACTATAGTCACATGACCACTATAGTCACACTTATTCTATTATATTATATCACTACTCTATAAGTCCCCCTTAGAATCTGCTGGTGGGTGTTTCAAGGCAATTCTGTCTAACACACGCAACTTAGAGCGCAGAGGTACAAATTTGGCAGCAGATAAGGGTTTAGTCAGAATGTCAGCCCATTGATCTTGAGTTGGAACATGGGCTACAGAGAGGTGTTTGCTGAGAACCTTCTCTCTTAGAAAGAATATATCCAGTTCCATATGCTTGGTTCTGTTGTGTAGAATAGGATTATGAGCAAGAGTGACAGTGCTCAAGTTGTCACATAGAATCCTAGGCACCTGAACAGAGCAGTGGAGTTCCTGAAGTAaagactgaatccaaataagctCAGCAGCCAATTGAGCCATATTGCGATACTCTGCTTCAGCACTGGATCTAGcaacaagttgctgcttcttGGACCACCAGGAAACAGCATTTGGACCAAGATAGATGCAGGCCCCTGAAGTAGACCTTCTGTCATCAGGATCTGATGCCTAATCTGCATCACAAAAACCTAATAGTTGCATGGGCTGCTGAACATGGGCAGGTTGAATAAGTAAGCCATGATGCAGTGTGCCACTTAAGTACCTCAAGATCCTTTTGATTGCCTTCCAATGATTCTCTAGAGGATTGGATAAAAACTGACAAACCTCTAGATCCTTTCAGGCATAGTTAAAGTGGCATATTGCAGTGCACCAACAACTGACCTAAACTGAGTGGGATCTTCAACAGCAGCTGAGCCAATTTTGGATAATTCGCTGTTGGAAACCATGGGAGTTGGCATCCCATTAGCATTGAGCATGTTGAGTTTAGTTAGGAGGTCAGAAACATACTTGGTTTGGGATAAAAGCAAGGAACCATTAGGGAGATGAGAGACTTCAAGACCTAAGAAGTAATCAAGTTGTCCCAATTGTTTTAGTGAAAATTTGTTGTTGAGGTGCTTGATTAGAGAGTTGATAAAAGGAACTGAACTGCCTGTGACaataatgtcatcaacataaaccaaAATCATGACTTGAAGCTTGCCTTGATGTAGAAGAAAGAGGCTAGGGTCACACTTGCTTGCTTGAAAACCAAGTTGAACTAGAGCACTCTTCAGTTTATCAAACCAGGCCCTGGGGGCCTGTTTTAAACCATAAATAGCCCTGTTTAATTTACACACTAGAGACTTGTCAGCTGCTTCAAAACCAGGAGGCTGCTGCATGAACACTTCCTCTTCAAGAGTGCCATTGAGGAAAGCATTGTTAACATCTATCTGGTGGATGGTCCACTTGTTACTAACAACAATGGTTAAAACAATTCTGACTGTTACAAGTTTAATAACAAGTGAGAAAGTCTCTTGAAAATCACTGCCAGCTCTTTGATGAAATCCCTTAGCCACTAATCTGGCCTTGTAACTGTTTATAGAGCCATCAGGGGTTTCCTTTGTTCTGGAAACCCACTTACAACCAATAGGTTTCTTGGAAGTAGGAGCTTTCACCAATGTCCATGTCTGATTCCTCGGCAGTGCCTGATACTTTTCTTGCATTGTCTGAAACCAATGAGGAGCAGCCAAGGCCTGACCAACAGAAATGGGTTCCATGTGTGTTAAAAGAAGGGTAGGATGTAATCTAGGTTGAGTGATGCCTCTTTTGGCTCTAGTTTGCATAGGATGCACATTTTGAGGGTGAATGAAAGGTAAAGGTAAATCAGGAGGGCTGGGATTAGAGCTTGAGCTGGAATGTTCAGAAGGATTATGAGAGGAAGAAGGGGAAATAGTGCTGGTTTCAGCTGGATCAGTGAGGATAAGGGGAGGGGAGATAGAAAGAGAGGGAGTATAAATAGCAGTAAGAGACTCAGGAATAGGGGTGACCAACTGCTGACTAGCAGAGGTTGAAGATTCAGGAGAAGAGACAGCATTATGGAAAGAGGAAGAACCAGGAATAGGGTTGTGATTAGTAGCAGGGTTATAGGAAGAAAGGGAAGGAGAGTTGGACTGAGAGAGAGAAGCTATGGACTGACTGCCAGCAGATGGAGTAGGAGGCACAGATGGAGCACTAAAGGAAACAGATGAAGGATCAGAGGAGTTAGAAGACTCAGGAAATAAGGAAGAATAGGGAAACAAGGCTTCATGAAAAACAACATCCTTAGAGATGTAGATATGGCCATCAGAGGCAAGACACTTGTAGCCTTTGTGAGAGGAGGAATAACCAAGAAAGAGACATTGTTGAGATCTATAATCTAGCTTATGAGAGTTATAAGGGCGCAGAAAGGGATAACAGGCACAGCCAAAAACCTTAAGAGTGGAATAATCAGGAGGTTTGTTGAGTAATTTGTAGTAAGGAGAGGTATTGTTAAGGGTAGGGCTGGGAATTCTGTTGATAAGATAGGCTGCAGTAACAAAGGCATGATCCCAAAATTTCAAAGGAAGAGTGGACTGAGCTAGAAGAGTTAGACCAGTTTCAACAATTTGTCTATGTTTGCGTTCTACAAGACCATTTTGATGGTGTGTATGAGGACAAGTGAACCTATGAACAATTCCTAAGTTTGTGAGATACTTGGTGAGAGGTCTAAACTCTCCTCCTCCATCAGTTTGGACACACTTAATGGAACAATTGAATTGTAGTTCAACCATTTTCTTAAATTGAATGAACTGAAGCATGGTATCAGACTTGAGTTTGAGAGGAAAGACCCAAACAAATCTAGAAAAGGCATCTACACAAGTTAGAAAGTAAGTGTAGTCACTTGAAGATTGCATAGGAGCTGGACCCCAGAGATCACAAACAACAAATTCAAAGGGATGAGTGTAGACAGTAGTAGACAAAGAGGAAGGCAATCTATGAGATTTGCCAATACAGCAGGCATGACACATTTCTGTAGGTGGTTTAGAAGGGATAGCAAGATTACAGAGTTTTAGGATTGCAACAAGAGCATGATGATTAGGGTGGCCTAATCTAGTATGCCACAGAACATATTGATTAGTTGCTATTGCAGCAGAGCTATTAGAGTGAGATGAGGATAAGTCAGTGCTAGCAGTGGCAGAATTAAGAGAGGAATTAAGAAAAGTACttgtaatattattatttaaagagTCATTACAAGGAATAGTAGGATTTGACATATAATTTGAAGAATTAGAACTGCTTATTGCAGGGGAACCCATAAACCTACTGCTAGTACTACAAGAATTAAGACTGGGACAAGACTTTGACACTGGAGATGCAGCAGGATTAGGAAACTTATAGAGACCATCATCTCCAACATGACCACTGAGCAATACTTCAGAAGTAGTCTGAGATTTAACAACACAAAATTTAGAATGAAATTCAAAAAACACATTATTATCTTGAGCAAATTTGCTCACACTCATGAGATTTTTGGTAATTTGAGGGATATGTAAAAGATTCCTAAGAGTGGGGGATAGGTGAGGTTTGTGTGGTAAAGAGAAAGACATGGAACCAACAGAATTGACAGACAAACCTTGGCCATTTCCTATGAAGACTTGCTTAGATCCAGGCACAGAAGCAGAGTCAGACACATTAGAAGCCTCAGGAGTAACATGATGAGAAGCACCGGAGTCAGGATACCACCATTGATTATTGTTGCTAGCTTCAGTACCTGCATAAAAGGCCTGTGGTGCGTGAGGTGCTGTGGATCTAGGAGGTGCAGCTCTGGGTGAACCATAAGCAAATTGCACAAGATACATAGCACGAGGAGCCACAGGAAATGGATTGAATGGAGCTCTTTGTTGAGGATAACCAACACCATTTGAGTAACGATAATAGCATACTGAAGCATCATGACCAGACTTGTGACAAATTTGACATGACTGTTTGGCAAAATGACCTCCACCACGACCAAAACGACCGCCTCCACGACCAAAACGACCTCCACGCGAGCCATAGGTATGGTTCTCAGCATTAGCATTGGTGTAACTCGTTCCTTGAGGAAACACTTCAGTAGAGACTTGATCCGTGGCAGCAGACGCAGGGGACGACGCGGCCTGAGTGAGATTCACCGTCGCCGACTCCGCAACAGCAGCTTTGCGATGTTTCTCAAGACGCGACTCATGAGCAAGCAAAGACGACTCAAGTTCATCCAAGGAACTCAACTCATCTTTACTGTTGACGGCGGCGACAATGGAGTCGTATTCTTCAGGAAGGGAATCAAGCACAATTTCGATTAGGTTACGAAGAGGAACAGGATCCCCAATCGAAACGAGCGACTCACTGATCTCACGAGTGCGCTTCAGAAGTTCCTCAATTGTGAGCGGTCCTTTTGTGAGACGACGAAGCTCGGATCGTAACTGACGTGCTTTGGTGGAGAGCAGTGTGTCAAAGTAGCGGTGAACCTCCGTCCAAACCTGCCACGAGTGTGTACACTCAACAAGTTTGGGAAGAAGGGAATCAGAGATGGTGGAAAGAAGCCAGGTGCAGATGAGAGCATCTTGTTGTTCCCACTCCAGAAAAGCACTGTGAGATGCAGGATCTGGAGGAGATGGAGATGGAATCACAGGAACAGTGACAAACCGTTGAAGACGGTGACCACGTACAACACCATCAATCTGTTGCTTCCATTGTTTGAAATTTTTGTCATCAAGTTTAACATAAATCAGGTGAGAAAGTTTCACCTGAGAAGACGGAAAAAGGGACTCCATGGATCGAAAAAAAAGAAGCTCAAGATACCATGATAGAGTTTGATAAGGTAAAGAAAATACTCATTGTATTAGATAATAAGAGAGATAGAAAGACCTTGCTATATAAAAGCAAGCAATACTAACAAACTGTGTCAGCTCGGCAATAATAGTGGAACGCATATTCCACTACTCTACCCACTACTCTATTATCAGGCATCCTTGGCACGTAAGATCTTACGATTTAACACAGCACGTAAGATCCTATAATTTAACACTCGATTTTGACTAAACTGATTTAGTCTTCCAATCAATGAACTATTCGGTTTTATAGGCGACATCCGTAAACGAGGTCTAAAGCAACTGTTTTATTTCTAGTTTGTGGGTGACATTTAAAGTAAGCATTATTGTGTTCAAACTCAACAACATTTGCTGATGTTGGCTTAGCCAAATTAGTTGAACTAAAACTCGCAGATTTCTAACCAACATTTAATAGGCTCTCTCAACCTCTGTTGACGTGATTAAAAATAATGATTGAGGAAtccatatataaatataaattattgactaattcaaatattcaattatacacttttttgtttcagaaatcaattcaaaaagatcTCATAGTTATATAAACTGCCTTTAGCAGTCACAAACATCTTTTCAGTATCCATATCAACTTCTTTGTATACTCTGTACCTActactttttattatttcatttccaTACTTTGTATGGAGGTGGATTATTTCCATTTATTATCAAAGTTTTACTATATATGTAAAAAATGGTGACAAGGATAAGCTTGCATGAATTGTCCACTTCATATTTGACTGGGCAACAGAAAGCAAAGATTCCCACTTCTTATTGAAAGTGATTCCCCTTTATTAGACTTAAAAGCTATATAGTACATGCTTGAAAATTGAAACCTTGTTTTCCTCTTTGTGATCTTTAATTCTTCATGTATAGTAAGTACATCACAAGGACAAGGAAGTATAGTCTCCTTTGAAAAGCAAAACCCGGCTTACAAGTAACAAATCTTCACTCTGTCAAAAATACCTTTTTAACAAGTCTGAGTATGTTTGGTATATTTCTTTTGCATAATCACACTAGTTCAATTAGCTTCATATATCAACTAGTAAATCACACATTTATTCAACAAATAGTCTAATACAATCACATACTCATTGCTGCATATTTTAGAAACATACAAGCTGTAACAAAACATATGTTCGCACTCTCAATAAATCTGGTAGAAGCTCTAATAACACATCAAAAACAGAATTAGAGCTTCACCTCAGCTATCTTCCTATACAAATCAGTTTTACTTCATTTCTAATGTATGATCTTTATAAGACCATAGTAACTAAAAACCTTGGATCATTATCAATCCACAAAACCAAGCAAACCAAAActcaaaatctcaaaaaaattgTTCACTAGACTCTAATAGTTGAACAAAAAAAGCCATAACTAGAGCCCAGTTTCTTAATATGCATTTTTACATTGCTGTTGCAGTCTCGTCGCAGTTCTTAGTATAGCGAAGACTTGCGATCAAATGTGGCCGAGTTGGCCTCAACTGCAGTCGCGAAAACATTGAAAAGTATTATGTTGCTGTCGAGATTGTGATCACAGACCATAAATTGTGATCAAATGTGGCCGACTTGGCCTCAACTCGCGAACGAATTCTAAGTTTTCTATGGAGACGAGTGAATTATGTAACTATAGTTTAGTGTGTGGAATCCCTTGCAAAAGGCAATGAGCCATTGCCTTTCTCCTTGATGGAGTTGAGCTTTTGTAGCCTCCATTCTCCCCTGAGACGAGCAATGAATGTTGCAGCCTTCGCATTCACGTCAGGGCTCGGACAGAAAACATGCACACTCGCGTTGCTGTTATGAATCATACCGGAGTTTGTAACGGTGGTGGTTTCTGAAACTTCTCCATCAATGTGCTCTCGCTCGGGCGAAGTACACCTCGAGCTCTGGTTACTAAGTATCTTAACAAAATCCCCGCGAAGTTCGAATTTCATTGCAGGAATCTTAAACGGTGGTAAAGGCGGTGGAATGGGGATCAGAGGCGACTGGTTGCCGCTGTTTAAGGTGTCATTGATGAAGCTGGTCGATTTGTTTGGCAATGGCGGTTTGGTGCGGCTTCCCTGGCGAGGTGGTGTTGGTGGAGGCTGGGGGATTTGATTCTGAGGTTGAGAAGATCTCCTTGACGGTGGAGGAGTCAGTGGAGGCTGGGGGATTTGATTCTTCGGCTTAGACGATCTCCTTGACGGTGGAGGAGTCAGTGGAGGCTGGGGGATTTGATTCTTCGGCTTAGACGATCTCCTTGACGGCGGAGGAGGAGGTGGCGCTGGGACTGAATGTACTGAATGGATTTTCTTACTCTTGCCCATCCCCTTTCTAAATATACTTTGAAAAACCGAAGGTGGAGGCAGTGGAGGAGGTGGCGGCGGAGTCACCGGCGGCGCCGTTGTGTTGTTTGTTAAATCCTCAACATTATCATAATGGTGATTATGATGGTTTCTtggtctctctttcttctttcgcTTTCTTTGATTAGAAAGTACCGAAGCCCAAACCATTGCTATCTCTCTCTTCACGTTACTTTTCCTTCTCTCATTCTTTCCGTGTTTCTGCTCCGATCGAGTCTTCACCGACGGGCGCGGAGGCGTGGTTGTCGGTGGCGGAGAATCAATCCTCGTGAACTCAGGATCTTCAACCTCCGTTATCTCGCTCCTACTCTCTACTGTCTGGTGGATACGTTGTGAATGTCTCCTAGTCGAAGCCGGTGGAGGAGGCGGTGGCGGAGGAGGTGAGGATGACTTCACCGGAGAAGGACGAATTTGAAAGGTATCTACAGGAATTTCCTTAACGTGAACTTGCTCTTCAAGTTGCTCTTCTGATTGAATTCCATATTCCGGcaactgtttacggtgatttggTGTGGAAAATGTTGCTGTAGACGGTGAACGGAACTGTTTCTCGATTTCGAAATCATCAAAGAAACGAAACTTGTAACGTGAATCATCGGTTTCCATCTGACGTAGATCTGGGTAAGAACTACTACTTCTTCTCAACCGGTTAACACCGGTAACCGGTGACGGCAACCGGTTTGGAGTTTCATCATTAGAGAATCCAAACCATTGTTGCGATTCGTAACCACCACTAGTTTCAGCTCTTTCAGAAGATACCGAAACTCTGCGGAAGGCATGGCTATGATCGGGAACGGTGGGGCTTGGCTGTGGTGACGATTCGTCGTCGTTTCGTCTAGCGAAAACACCGAAGAGGATGGCGACAAAGACGAGGATAATGTTGAAGGAGTTCCAGTTCCAGTTCCAGGTGGTTTTAACAGGGGAGTGTTGGAGGACGTTGGTGGCAGCGGAGAGAAGCGGAGGTACGGCGAGGAAGAGGAGGGTTAAGGTGAGGATGGGAAGTAGAATGATGAGGAGTGGGAGGCTGATTAACGGTGGCGATGAGCCACGGTGGGGCATTGTTGGTTGGTGGTTGCGTTGCGTTGTGATGGCGGAAGCAAGGAACGGGTTATGCGGGTATGGTTGGTTGGTCTCTCTCGGTTGGGGTATAGTATGTTTGTTTATGGAATTTTGTTTCTTTGATATTTTATGGAGTGGATAATTGGATACAGATGTCAAGTTCGGAAATTTAAATGTAAGATTAACCTACTCAATTTAGACACATATAATAATGTATATACTTGGAATGAGATTGTTTCTTTTAAGcaactttctttttcttaataatttatAAACGTTAACTAATTTAGACACATATAATAATGTATATACTTAACAAATTTTATTTATCTAGGAGGAG from Vicia villosa cultivar HV-30 ecotype Madison, WI linkage group LG4, Vvil1.0, whole genome shotgun sequence encodes the following:
- the LOC131595035 gene encoding glycerophosphocholine acyltransferase 1 encodes the protein MSMSENEDHTEVLDTEPTAAAKRRLRDRSKEVLSKQAVKIAKRAEEHESFINKVTHLLNVLGFGGFCFLLGARPQDVPLVYCLFYVVFVPLRWIYYRFKKWHYYLLDFCYYANTIFLVYLLFYPKNEKLFLVCFSFAEGPLAWALIVWRCSLVFSSVDKIVSVLIHLLPGLVFFTIRWWNPETLEAMRPEGAAARVTWPYVEDKSYLCTWLFFVPLIVYTLWQVLYFLIVNVLRRQRFLRDPEVMTSYRELSKKAQKANNMWWRLSGLLGDQNRLLMFILLQGMFTVATMALTVPIFLSYELSLVFQLLKVSASVWNGAGFLLEVMPRQVILKEKKKSEMQTVPIQNDQS
- the LOC131595036 gene encoding uncharacterized protein LOC131595036, yielding MPHRGSSPPLISLPLLIILLPILTLTLLFLAVPPLLSAATNVLQHSPVKTTWNWNWNSFNIILVFVAILFGVFARRNDDESSPQPSPTVPDHSHAFRRVSVSSERAETSGGYESQQWFGFSNDETPNRLPSPVTGVNRLRRSSSSYPDLRQMETDDSRYKFRFFDDFEIEKQFRSPSTATFSTPNHRKQLPEYGIQSEEQLEEQVHVKEIPVDTFQIRPSPVKSSSPPPPPPPPPASTRRHSQRIHQTVESRSEITEVEDPEFTRIDSPPPTTTPPRPSVKTRSEQKHGKNERRKSNVKREIAMVWASVLSNQRKRKKKERPRNHHNHHYDNVEDLTNNTTAPPVTPPPPPPLPPPSVFQSIFRKGMGKSKKIHSVHSVPAPPPPPPSRRSSKPKNQIPQPPLTPPPSRRSSQPQNQIPQPPPTPPRQGSRTKPPLPNKSTSFINDTLNSGNQSPLIPIPPPLPPFKIPAMKFELRGDFVKILSNQSSRCTSPEREHIDGEVSETTTVTNSGMIHNSNASVHVFCPSPDVNAKAATFIARLRGEWRLQKLNSIKEKGNGSLPFARDSTH